In a genomic window of Pokkaliibacter sp. MBI-7:
- a CDS encoding Xaa-Pro peptidase family protein, whose protein sequence is MTMIGPNRNPADCDPTEAEVQQIQLDRLQCVRNELKKRDYAACVLFDPTHMRYATGSRNMQVYSARNPARYVFVPAEGPVVVFEFGGCLHLAEKLNTVDEVRPAKAISYYFCESFLGNVTADWAAEIDELVARCYGEGRGGKRIAIESATSAAAFELQKLGYQVFDAQEPLEQARCIKVPNELKMIRSSLRATEAGVRLMESKIVPGISENELWSHLHQHVIATDGDYVETRLLSSGPRTNPWFQECSTRPIEAGDLVALDTDVVGRFGYYADFSRTFLCGDQPATARQKELYKLAYEQVMTNVELLKAGRSFKEYAELAWRIPDGYKGNRYFALVHGVGMTGEYPYVVHREDIDDKGYDGLFLPGMTICVESYIGHEDGGEGVKLEEQIYIGDDYIELLSDYPFDPRLMGR, encoded by the coding sequence ATGACCATGATTGGCCCCAACCGTAATCCAGCGGATTGCGACCCGACTGAAGCGGAAGTGCAGCAGATACAGCTCGACCGCCTGCAGTGCGTACGCAATGAGCTGAAAAAGCGTGACTATGCTGCCTGCGTGCTGTTTGACCCGACTCACATGCGCTACGCCACCGGATCACGCAATATGCAGGTGTATTCGGCGCGTAACCCGGCGCGTTATGTGTTTGTACCGGCAGAAGGCCCGGTGGTGGTGTTTGAGTTTGGTGGCTGTCTGCATCTGGCGGAAAAGCTCAATACCGTCGATGAAGTCAGACCGGCCAAGGCAATCTCTTACTACTTCTGCGAAAGCTTCCTCGGTAACGTGACCGCAGACTGGGCGGCAGAAATTGATGAGCTGGTCGCCCGTTGTTACGGCGAAGGCCGCGGTGGCAAACGCATTGCTATTGAAAGTGCCACCTCGGCAGCTGCCTTTGAACTGCAGAAGCTCGGCTATCAGGTATTCGATGCGCAGGAGCCGCTGGAGCAGGCACGCTGCATCAAGGTGCCCAATGAACTGAAAATGATCCGCTCCAGCCTGCGTGCCACTGAGGCCGGGGTGCGGCTGATGGAAAGCAAGATTGTGCCCGGTATCAGCGAGAACGAGCTGTGGTCGCACCTTCACCAGCACGTCATCGCGACCGACGGCGATTACGTGGAAACCCGGTTGCTGTCATCCGGCCCGCGTACCAATCCGTGGTTTCAGGAGTGCAGCACCCGTCCTATTGAAGCCGGTGATCTGGTGGCGCTGGATACGGATGTGGTGGGGCGCTTTGGCTACTACGCCGACTTTTCCCGCACCTTCCTCTGTGGCGATCAGCCTGCGACGGCCAGGCAGAAGGAGCTGTACAAACTGGCCTATGAACAGGTGATGACCAACGTTGAGCTGCTCAAGGCGGGTCGCAGCTTCAAGGAATACGCCGAACTGGCCTGGCGCATCCCCGATGGTTACAAGGGCAACCGCTATTTCGCGCTGGTACACGGTGTCGGCATGACCGGTGAATACCCCTACGTGGTGCATCGTGAAGATATCGACGACAAGGGTTACGACGGTCTGTTCCTACCCGGCATGACCATCTGTGTCGAGAGCTATATCGGCCACGAAGATGGCGGTGAGGGCGTGAAGCTGGAGGAGCAGATCTATATCGGTGATGACTATATCGAACTGCTGTCTGACTACCCGTTCGATCCACGACTGATGGGGAGGTAA